Within Thermomicrobiales bacterium, the genomic segment GCCGCGGATTCAGCGAGATGTTGCCCCACGACGGCGCGCCATCCTGCAGCGCCAGCAGACCCGGCGCGCGGATGTAGCTCGACTGCACACGCTGGACAACAGCATCGCCCTGCAGCCGCGCGCCGATCTGGTGTCGCACCGTCGAGCGCCCGCCATCGCAGCCAACGAGGTACGCGCCAGACAGCTGCACCTCCGCGCCGCTCGCAAGGTCACGTGCCGTCGCAGTGACGCCGTCGTCGGACTGCGTCAGCGACTCCAGCTCGACGCGGTTGAGGGTCGTCAGGCCGTCCAGCTGCCGGGCGGCGTTGAACAGGATCGGCTCAAGGTAGATCTGGTTGATGCGGTGCGGCGGCTCCGGCGTCGGCCAGTCGGTGTCTGCACCCGCGTCGCCGCGCCGACGCCCGGTCGGCGACGGCAGCACGATGCGAGTCAGCTCGCGGCCGGTGAACGTGGTCCGAAAGGCGATGTCGTGCGGGAAGTCGTCCGGCAGACCGGCAGCGCGCAGCTCGCCCGCGACGCCCAGCCGCCGAAACAGCTCCATCGAGCGCGACGCGACGTGGTTGCACTTCACGCTCGGCGGTTCACCCGCCGCCCGCCGCTCGACCAGCGCCACCCGCACGCCGCGCTGCACGAGATCCATCGCTAGCGTCAACCCGACCGGCCCGCCTCCGGCAATCAGCACATCCGCCTGAACATCCATCCGCCCCGCCTTTCGCTGTGTGAGGAACTATAACCTCACCCCCCGGCCCCCTCTCCTCGGAGGAGAGGGGGTGTCCTGTGCGAACAGTGGAGTGAACCCCAAATAGCGAACCACGATCAAAGAGAGGTTACGGTCGTTGCGTTGGTCACCTCGAACTCAGCAGGCGACCGATAGCCGAGGCTGGAGTGCAACCGCTTGTGGTTGTACACGTCCTCGATGAAGTGGTCCAGATTGGCCGCAGCCTCCTCGATCGACTGGTACGCGTTGGTGTTCACCTCCTCAGTCTTGAGCGTCTTGAAGAAGCTCTCAGCCCTGGCATTCTCGTACGGGTTGCCACGACTCGTCATGCTGATCGCGAGACCCGCCTCCTCCAACCGCGCCACATAGGCTGTGCTGGCATACTGCACGCCCTGATCCGAATGATGGATCAGTCCCGGCGCGGGCTGCCGCGTCTGGAGTGCCTGCTCCAGGGCATCCAGTGCCAACGCGGTGTCGATCGTGCGTGAGAGCGCCCAGCCAATACAGCGCCGTGAATAGCTATCGATGATGCAGGCCAGGTAGACAAAGCCTGCTGGCAATCGGATGTAGGTGATGTCTGATTGCCAGACCTGATTGGGTCGCACAATGTCAAGATCCCGGATCCGGTTCGGGTATCGCCGCAGTGCATGGGTCGCATCCGTCGTCACGACGAAGTGCCGTTTGAGCTGACACAACAAGGATTCTGCGCGCATCACCCGTAAGACGCGCTTGTGATTGATCGTCCAACCATCACGCTGGAGCTGCTTGGTGACACGGCGATAGCCATAGCCGGGGAAGGCCAGGATGATGGTCTCGATCGCCGCCCGGAGCGCCACAGTCTGGCTGTCTGGCTCGGTCGGCTGCGTGTAATACCAGGTGCGTCCGACACCGAAGAGCGCGCACAGCTGACGGATCGAGAGTTGTGGGTGGGTTGTCTGCGCAGCGCTGATCATGGCGTGTCGTTCCGCGAGCGAGCGCTGGCGAGCCCCTTTTTTAGCACCTGGTTCTCCAGCGCCAGTTGCCCACAGAACCGCTCCAGCTCGGCGATGCGTTGCTCCAGCGTGGCTGAACCCGTCTGCTCCTGCGGGGAGAAGGCGGCCTCACCGCGTGCGGCATACTCCCGTCGCCAGCGCCAGACCAGGCCGTCACTCAGGTTGTGTTCCCGGCAGACCTGTGCTGGACGCTTCTCGCCATCCTCGATCTGGCGCACCACCTGCAGCTTGAACTCCCGGCTATGAACCCGTCCATTCGCCATCGTCTCATCCTTCCTGCGCTGGCCGTCAGTCTACGACCAGCAGCTGAAGTTCTCTTTGACGGTGGTTCGGTCTTTGGGGTGCAGTCCAAGAAATCTCCCCCGCGTTGGACTGCATTGAACGGGTGGGAGATCTTTCGCTGAGGCTCAAGATGACAGGCCAAGGTGGTGGCTGTCGGCCTGAACGATCAGGCAGTCTGGCGCTGACGAACCACTCGATACTGTACCTGGCATGAACCGTCCGGCCGTCCGCCTGCCACTTCACTGTCATGTTGAGCGAAGCGAAAGATCCGTCCCCACGCATCGGGCTATCCAGCGGGGAGGACGGATTCTTCACTGCGTTCAGAATGACAGAGGCGGTGAGGCTGCCGACCTGTATTCCTGTCATTGAGTGGATTGTCAGTGTCAACACCCAAGGGGACACTCGGGCATTGGCACCCGGTAGCGAGGAATCTCTCCTGCGTTGGGATGCATCGAACGGGTAGGAGATCTCTCGCTGCGATTCGAGATGACAGGACAAGTGGGTGACTGTCGCTACCGTAACGCCGACTGTTTGGTGCGAAGGCTCCGCTATGACACAGGCGTCTCCGTCGGTGGTGTCCGTGGGTTCAGGAACTCGATTGCATCGCTGAATTCGGCTACAAGATCCGCCGCGTCCCTTGTGCCAAGCCACGAGACTGCCTTGCCGTCATCGGTCAGCGTCCACTTCATCGTGAGCCACCAGCCGGGTCCTGCATCAGTCGCGATCGGGCCGGGCGGGTTGTACGTCGTCGGGTTTGCGTCCAGCGTGATGAGAACCCGTTCTCCGACTGAGAGGTTCAGCCACGGCAAGTGGATTGTGACGCTGTCGTTACGCACATTGCCGCCGTTCATCAGCGCAACAATTCGTCCGTTATCGAGATTCGTCGATGTGCGATTCAGGATCGGTGGACTGTCCAGCGCGATGATGTATGGCGTCACGATGGTTGCACTTTGAGGCACCACGTCGTACGGGTTTTCCGGACGTGTGCCGTCGGGCGTTGACCATCGGGCGGGAAGGATCTCCTCCACTCGCCCCGTCACAACGAACTGGCTGACGCTGACATAACCCAAAGCTCCGGGGTCCTCTGCGACCTGGTCGGAAATGAGGCCGAAGTTGAACGGCTCAGCGGGGTTTGCTGTGGCCGACCCGATTGGAAAGAAGGACGCGGGGGTGGCCGTGGGTGCCGGAGTGGCCGTGCTCTGAATGGCGACTATGCTGTCCGTCGAAGTGTCTGTGATCTGCTGACCGGAGGGTGCGTCACGGCAGCCGGAGAGCGCCATCATGCCGATGGCGCACAAGATCGTGATGCACTTCGTCCGATCGAGCCGCATAGCGTGTGTATCTCAGGTAACGTTCGCGTGCCCCACAATCCGATATACGCCACGCTACGCAATCCAGATGGACAGCAGCAGGTAGCAGATGCCGGAGACGATCATGCAGGCCGGGATCGTCAGGACCCAGGCGCTGACGATCGTGCGGGCGACACCCCAGCGGACGCCACCGCGCCCGCGCACCGATCCGACGCCCATGATCGACGACGAGATGACGTGCGTGGTGCTGACCGGGAAGCCGAGGTGGCTGGCGGTGTAGATGACGGTCGCTGCGGCTGTCTCGGCAGCGAAGCCGTGGATCGGGTTGAGCTTGATGATCTTGTCGCCCATCGTGTGGATGATGCGGCGTCCGCCAGCGGCTGTGCCGGCACCCATCGCCAGTGCGGCGGTGATCATGACCCAGAACGGTACGTGGAACGAATCGAGGTGCCCGGCGGTGAAGAGCGCCAGCGTCAGGATGCCCATCGTCTTCTGCGCGTCGTTCGAGCCGTGGCTGAAGGCCATGAACGCGGCTGAGAAGAGCTGCAGCACACGGAAGACGCGCGTGCCGGTTGTCGGGCGGATGCGGAATGTCAGCCAGGAGACGATCGTGATGAGCAGCAGGCCGCCGATGAAGCCGATGATCGGTGAGCCGAGCAGCGCTACCAGTGTCTTTTCAATGCCGGTCCATTGCCAGACCTTGAAACCGCCGTGCACGGCACCAGCACCCAGCAAACCACCGATCAGCGCGTGCGACGAGGACGACGGGATGCCGAACCACCAGGTCAGCAGGTTCCAGATGATCGCGCCAATCAACGCGGCCAGCACGACCGACTGCGTCACCGAGCCCTCGTCGACCAGCCCGGAGCCGATTGTCTCGGCGACAGCGGTGCCGGTGAGCGCGCCGAAGATGTTGAATCCGGCAGCCATGAGGATAGCGGTGCGCAGCGATAGCACGCGCGTCGCCACGACCGTAGCGATGGCGTTGGCGGTGTCGTGAAATCCGTTGATGAAGTCGAAAGCGACGCCCGCGGCGAAGACGAGGATAAGGAGGAGCAGTACCTCATCCACCGTTGGCCGATCCTTCCGTTCGACTACGCCATCTTATAGATGATTTCTTCCATGATCTGAGTGGCTTCTTCGCAGGCGTCGATGGCGTCTTCGAGCGTCTCATAAATCTCTTTCCACTTGATGACGTCCAGCGCGTCGAACTGCCCCTCGAAAAGGGCTGCGAACGCGCGAGACCAGACCCGATCCCCTTCGTTCTCCAGCTCGTGGGCCCGGACGATGTGCTGGCGGTAGCCATCGCCACCGCGCAGGAAGGGCACCAGGTTCGCGACCTCCTGGCAGATCTGGGCCAGCACGTCGGTCAGCTCCTGGGCGAACTCCGGCACGTGATCGACGTTGCAGAGCAGCGCGATCTCGCCGGCCTCCTCGGTGGCATCAATCACATCGTCGAAGACGTGGATCAGGCGGTGGATATCGTCGCGGTCCATCGGCGTGATGAAGGTGCGCGAGATGCGGCCAACCACCTCGTGGGTGATCTGGTCGCCCTCGTGCTCAAGGTCATCAAGAGGTTGGAAGCGATCAGCCGAGATCTCTCCGGCGAAAAATTCCCGCAGTGCTTCGCCCGCCGCGACCATGCAGGCCGCCGAGCGTTCGAACAGCACGAAGAATGTATCCTCGCGCGGCAGCAACCAGCGCATCGCACCCCCCAGCATCTACAGATTGATCTGGACTACCCCACCCAGGGTCGTGCCATACGAGCCATCCGCGACCAATCACGCCCAAGTCACGGAGATTCGTCGTACACAGTATGGCAAAACCGTCGCGTCTATTCATCGCGCCAGTAGACGCGCCCGCCGATGGTTGCCAACTGCGCAGGGCTGTCCTCGGTTGGGAAGACAGCCAGCAAGGTGCGCTTGCCGAACGTCACCCGGAACTCGCCTGCGTTGCTCGGCACGATGC encodes:
- a CDS encoding IS3 family transposase — translated: MISAAQTTHPQLSIRQLCALFGVGRTWYYTQPTEPDSQTVALRAAIETIILAFPGYGYRRVTKQLQRDGWTINHKRVLRVMRAESLLCQLKRHFVVTTDATHALRRYPNRIRDLDIVRPNQVWQSDITYIRLPAGFVYLACIIDSYSRRCIGWALSRTIDTALALDALEQALQTRQPAPGLIHHSDQGVQYASTAYVARLEEAGLAISMTSRGNPYENARAESFFKTLKTEEVNTNAYQSIEEAAANLDHFIEDVYNHKRLHSSLGYRSPAEFEVTNATTVTSL
- a CDS encoding DUF47 family protein, with the protein product MRWLLPREDTFFVLFERSAACMVAAGEALREFFAGEISADRFQPLDDLEHEGDQITHEVVGRISRTFITPMDRDDIHRLIHVFDDVIDATEEAGEIALLCNVDHVPEFAQELTDVLAQICQEVANLVPFLRGGDGYRQHIVRAHELENEGDRVWSRAFAALFEGQFDALDVIKWKEIYETLEDAIDACEEATQIMEEIIYKMA
- a CDS encoding inorganic phosphate transporter — protein: MDEVLLLLILVFAAGVAFDFINGFHDTANAIATVVATRVLSLRTAILMAAGFNIFGALTGTAVAETIGSGLVDEGSVTQSVVLAALIGAIIWNLLTWWFGIPSSSSHALIGGLLGAGAVHGGFKVWQWTGIEKTLVALLGSPIIGFIGGLLLITIVSWLTFRIRPTTGTRVFRVLQLFSAAFMAFSHGSNDAQKTMGILTLALFTAGHLDSFHVPFWVMITAALAMGAGTAAGGRRIIHTMGDKIIKLNPIHGFAAETAAATVIYTASHLGFPVSTTHVISSSIMGVGSVRGRGGVRWGVARTIVSAWVLTIPACMIVSGICYLLLSIWIA
- a CDS encoding transposase, which produces MANGRVHSREFKLQVVRQIEDGEKRPAQVCREHNLSDGLVWRWRREYAARGEAAFSPQEQTGSATLEQRIAELERFCGQLALENQVLKKGLASARSRNDTP